The sequence below is a genomic window from Streptomyces sp. V1I1.
CCGGACCGGTCGGCACGGCCTGGGACCTGGCCACCGGGCAGGACATCCTCTACCCCGGAGCCGTCGGCAAGGAGCCGGGCGCGTCCGCCACGGTGCTGCGCAGCTATGTGGACCGGCTGATGCTGACCGCCACCGGCCGCCCCCTGATCACCCGCGCGCTGTTCGACGTGATGACCCTGTCGGCGCCGACCATTTCGCTGCTCAAGCCCGAGATCGTGCTGGCCGTACTGCGCGGGCCCAAACTGCCGCAGCTGCCGGGCCCGCCGCTGACCGACGAGGAGCTGCGGGTCGCGAAGGAGCCGCGCGGCGCACTCGAGACCGATCCGGCAGACGCGTGAGGCTGCCCGGCGCGGGCGGCCGGATCCCGCTGGAGCCCAAGGCCGACCGGGAGACGGTGCGACGGCACAATCTCAGCCTGGTGCTGCGGGCGGTCCGCGACGAGGGCGAGGCGACCCGCGCCGGGGTCTCGGCGCGGGTGGGGCTGACCCGGGCGGCCGTCTCCTCACTGGTGGAGCAGTTGCTGGAGAGCGGCTTCCTCTCGGAGTCGGGCAAGACGTTCAGCGGTCTGGCGGGCCGGCCCGGCACGGTGCTGAAGGTGGCCCGTACGGGCGTCGCCGGCATCGGGGTCGAGATCAACGTCGACTATGTGTCGGTGTGCGTGGTGGATCTTGCGGGCACCGACCGGGTGCGGCTCGTCGAGCACCTGGACAACCGCGGTGCTCCGCCCGACCGGGTGCTCGGCCGGGCGGCCGGGATCGCCGCCCGGGCGCTGGCATCGGCTGCCGAGCAGGAACTGCGGCCGGCCGGCGCGGAGTTGGCGCTGCCCGGGCTGATCTCGGCGGGCACGGTCCGGCACGCGCCCAACCTCGGCTGGACCCGGGTCGCGGCCGAGGGCCCGTTCGCCGAGGCGCTCGCGGCGCTGCGGCCCGGACTGCCGCCGCTGCCGGTGCGTTCGGAGAACGAGGCGAATGTGGCGGCCCTGGCCGAGCTGTGGTTCGGCGGCCTCGGCGACGTACGCAGCTTTCTGTATCTGACCGGCGAGATCGGGGTCGGCGGTGCGCTGGTCCTGGACGGTGAACTGCTGCGCGGCGCGAACGGATTCGCCGGGGAGATCGGCCATGTCCTGGTGGACCCGGACGGCCCCGAGTGCCGCTGCGGCTCGCGCGGCTGCCTGGAGCAGTACGCGGGCCAGTCGGCGCTGCTGCGGACGGCGGGCATCGACGAGCGGACCGGCGCGGCAGGCGTGGCCGAGCTGGAACTGCGCGCCCGGGCGGGCGAGGACCGCGCGGTGGCGGCGCTCGGGCAGGCCGGGCTGATGCTGGGCCGGGTGCTGTCCGGGGCGGTGAACCTCTTCGACCCGGACGCGGTGGTGCTCGGCGGGATCTACCGGCCGCTGCTGCCCTGGCTTTCGCCGCCGGCCGGCGGCGAGCTGTCCCGCCGGGTGGTGTCGGGGCTGTGGCCGCTGGACGGCGGCCGGCTGCGCGCCTCGTCCCCGGCGGCGGACGCGGTGCGCGGCGCGGCGGCGCTGGTGGTCCAGGACGTGCTGGCGGACCCGTTGGCGTACGCGCAGCGCGCGGCGGGCTGAATCCCAGCCCGTCCGGCGTTTGAGGACGCTTTCCAACTGGCCCGGCGCTCGAGAACGCTCCTCAGCCCGTCCGGCGTTTGAGGACCGCCTTTCCAGCCCGTCCGGCGATTGAGGACCGGGGTCTGGGGGCAGCGCCCCCAGCAGGCGGCCCGAGCTGTCACCGCACCCCGAGCAGGTGATCCAACGCCAGCTGGTCAAGCGCCTCGAACGCCATCCCCCGCTCGGCCACCGCCTCCACGTCGAACTCCTCGAACGCACCGCGGTCCGCAAGCAGCCCGGACAGCCCGTCCGCCGCGGTGGGCAGCATGAGCTGGTCGAGACGGGCCGCCCGCAGCGCCTCCCGGACCCGCGGATCGGCGCGGAAGGACGCTGCCCGCTCCTTGAGGATCAGATAGTTGCGCATACAGCCCGCGGCCGACGCCCACACCCCGTCGAAGTCCTCGGTCCGCGGCGGCTTGAAGTCGAAGTGCCGCGGCCCTTCGTAGCCCGCGGTCTCCAGCAGGTCGACCAGCCAGAAGGCGGACCGCAGATCGCCCGCGCCGAAGCGCAGATCCTGGTCGTACTTGATGCCGTTCTGCCCGTTGAGGTCGATGTGGAAGAGCTTGTCCGCCCACAGCGCCTGGGCGATGGAGTGGGTGAAGTTCAGCCCGGCCATCTGCTCATGGCCGACCTCGGGGTTGACTCCGTACAGCTCGGGCCGCTCAAGTCGCTCGATGAAGGCGAGCGCGTGGCCGACGGTGGGCAACAGGATGTCGCCGCGCGGCTCGTTGGGCTTGGGCTCGATGGCGAACCGCAGGTCGTACCCCTGCTCGGTGACGTACTCCCCCAGCAGGTCGAAGGCCTCCTTCATCCGGTCGAGGGCGGTGCGCACGTCCTTGGCCGCGCCCGATTCCGCGCCCTCTCGGCCGCCCCAGGCGACATAGGTACGCGCCCCGAGCTCGGCGGCCAGGTCGATGTTGCGGATCGTCTTGCGCAGCGCGTACCGGCGTACGTCCCGGTCGTTGGCGGTGAAGCCGCCGTCCTTGAAGACGGGGTGGGTGAAGAGATTGGTGGTGGCCATCGGCACGACGAGGCCGGTCGTGTCCAGCGCCTGCCGGAAGCGCTTGATGTGCGATTCGCGCTCGGACTCGGAGGCGCCGAAGGGGATCAGGTCGTCGTCGTGGAAGGTGACGCCGTATGCGCCGAGTGCGGCGAGCCGCTGCACGGACTGGACGGGGTCCAGGGGCGGCCGGGTCGCGTCCCCGAAGGGGTCCCTGCCCTGCCAGCCGACCGTCCAGAGACCGAAGCTGAACTTGTCCTCGGGGGTGGGGGTGAAGCGTTCCGTCATCGCCATAGCCGCCTTCGAACACAGTTTGTTTGCTGACCTTACTAATAATGCATGCGTCCGCGGCATCACAGAAGACCCCGCCAACACCTGTTCGCGCGGGGCCGCTTGACGTAATTTGTTTCGCGGACGGCCAAATGGGCCGGTAGGGAGAGGTGGGGGCAATGCCCGTGCAGCCGGTCGTGATCGGCGTGGACAGCTCGACCCAGTCCGCGAAGGCGGCGTTCATCGACGCGGCCACCGGCCGTACGCTCGCGGTCGGCCGGGCCCCGCACCACGTCGGCGGCGAGGGCGGGGCGCGCGAGAGCGACCCGGAGGTGTGGTGGCACGCGCTGCGCGAGGCCGTCGCCGCCGGGCTCAAGGAATCGGGCCTGCACCCGTCCGCCGTCATCGGCATCGCGGTCGCCGGGCAGCAGCACGGCCTCGTCGTCCTCGACCGGGCCGGGCTTCCGGTGCGGCCCGCGCTGCTGTGGAACGACACCCGCTCGGCACCGCAGGCCGCCGCACTCACCGAGGCACTGGGCGGCCCGGAGGCGTGGACGGCCCGTACGGGATCGGTGCCGGTCGCGTCGATGACGGCCGCGAAGTGGCAGTGGCTGCGCGAGAACGAGCCCCGGGCGGCCTCGGCCGCAGCCGCCGTACGCCTCCCCCACGACTTCCTCACCGAACGTCTCGCGGGCACCGCGGCCACCGATCCGGGCGACGCGTCGGGCACCTGCTGGTACTCCACAGCCACCGGCGCGTACGACCCCGAACTCCTCCGGCTCATCGGCCTGGACGCCGATTTGCTGCCCCCGGTGGCCGCCACCGGCGCCGCCCGCATCGGCTCGCTGACCGCCACGGCCGCGGACGACCTGGGCCTGCCCGCCGGCATCGCGGTCGCCGCGGGCACCGGCGACAACATGGCCGCCGCGGTCGGCCTCGGCCTCGGCGGCGCCGGCCTGCTCGACCACCCGGCCCTCAGCCTCGGCACCTCGGGCACGGTCTTCGCGGCCAGTCGCACCCGGCCCGCCTCCGCGGCCCTCGCCGGATTCGCGGCCGCGGACGGTACGTACCTGCCGCTGGCATGCACCCTGAACTGCACACTCGCCGTCGACAAGATCGCCGCCCTGCTGGGCCTGGGCCGCGACGCCGCGGAGGCGGGCGGGGAGGTGGTGCTCCTGCCGTACCTCGACGGCGAGCGCACCCCCGATCTGCCCGCGGCCTCGGGCCTGCTCACGGGCCTGCGGCACACCACCACCCGGCAGCAACTCCTGGGTGCCGCCTACGAAGGCGCGGTCGTCACGGTCCTGCGCGCCCTCGACGAGGTCCTGCGCGCCTGCGGCCTCGACCCGTCCGACGAGGCTGTGGCCGCCCGCCCCCTGCGCCTGGTGGGCGGCGGGGCCAGGGGGCGCCACTGGGTGGAGACGGTACGCCGCCTCTCCGGCCGCCCACTACTGATCCCCGAAAGCACCGAACTGGTCGCCCTGGGCGCGGCGGCCCTCGCGGCGAGCGCGGCGACGGGCGAGGACCCGGTGGCAGTGGCGGCCGCCTGGCAGGGCGGCGCGGCGGTGGAACTTCCGCCTGTGGAGCGGGACTTGGAGACATGGGAGCGGGTCTCGGGGGTGCTTGAGCGGGCAGCGCCCACGTTGCTCAGCTGACGGGCACAGGCGGCGCCCACGCTGCTCAGCTGATGGGGCCCGTCACCAGCAGCACCCCCGCGTACGACACCCCCGCCACCACCACCCACGCGCACAGCCCGAGCGCGGCGACCCGGCCGCCCGTGCGGGTCAGGGTCGGCAGGTCGACCGCACCGCCGAGGCCGAACAGCGCGGCCGCGAGGAGGACTTCCTGGGCGTGCTGGGCCGCGTCGATCGCGGTGGACGGAAGCAGACCTGTGCTGCGCAGAGCCACCATGGCCAGGAAGCCGACCACGAAGAGCGGGACGATCGGCAGCCGCTTTTGGACCGTCGTCCCGGCCCGCCGACTGCGGCGGACCGACAGGGCCACGGCCGCGACGAGCGGGGCGAGCAGCGCCACCCGCATCAGTTTGACCAGGACCGCTTCCCCGAGGGCACCGGATCCGGCGGTCTGCGCGGTGGCCACGACTTGGCCCACGTCGTGGACGCTCGCGCCGACCCACCGGCCGAACTCCGCGTCGCTCAGCCCCAACGGCTGCTGAAGCAGGGGCAGTACGGCGATCGCGAGCGTCCCGCACAGGGTCACCAGCGCCACCGAGGCAGCCGCGTCGCGCTCGTCGCTGTCCGTCGCCTCGCTCACCGCGCCGATCGCGGACGCCCCGCAGATGGCGTACCCGGCGGCGATGAGCAGCGGCTGGTCGCCGGGCAGCCCCATCCGGCGGCCGAGCCACCAGGTGCCGAGGAAGGTCGCAGCGACGACGCCGAGAACCATGGCGACCGTCGCCCAGCCGAGGCCGAGCACATCGTTGAGGCTCAGTTTCAGGCCGAGCAGGACGATGCCGATGCGCATCAGCCGCTTTCCGGCGTACGAGAGTCCGGGGCGGGCCGCTCCTCGTACGACCGAGCGCACTCCCGGCAGATGGGCCGCGACGATGCCAAGCACCACGGACGCGGTCAACATCGGTATGTCCGGCAGTAGTTGATGTACCGCCCAGGCGACGGCAACGCCGACGACGGCCAGCGCGAGACCGGGCCGGATGCCCGGCGCGGACGGGCCGGACGACGGGGAGGCCGACGCCGCCCGTTCCCGGAGCAGCGCCATCAGCGGTCGGCCGGGAGTTCGTAGACGCGGCGGACACTCGTGCCGAGACGGGAGATGTCCGCTCCGTAGACATGGAGAGAGATCGCCCGGCCGGCGCCCGCGTTCCAGACCCGGTGGATATCGCCGGGCGGCGCGAAACCGCACACCGCGCCCTGGGCATTGACGACATCGCCGGTTGCGACGAGGCGCGCGGCCCGGCCCGTCGCCGGTGACGGGAGGAGGCGGTAGCGCCGCTCGTACTCCTGGCCCTCGTGCACGCCCGTCGTGCACCACGACACATGGTCGTGCACGGAGGTTCCCTGGCCGGGCAGCCAGACCAGTGCGACGACCGAGAAGCTCCCGTCGTGTTCGGCGTGAAGTAGGTGCTGGCGGTAGCGCGCGGTGTCGCTCCCGCACTGCTCATCGGTGAGCAGATCGACCGCGCCGAGGTGCGGCGCGAGGCGCTCGCCGACCAGATACGCCGTCAGATCGGGTGGCAGTCCGCGCCCGACGGCGTCGCGCACCTCGGCGACCAGACTGTCGAGGCGGTCGGTCGTACGCGCGGCCCTGAAGGCGGTCGATCCGGTCGATGTGGTCATACGGGCAGCGTCGAGCCGTCGGACCCATACGTCCAACGACAGATTCTTGGCTACTTCCCAAGCTCCGCTTATGGGTTGGGGACGCTACCTCAGCAGCCGACCTTGTTCGCCGCGACCGATTTCAGCTCGTCGAGCACCCGGGCCGTCGCAGGGATCCGCAAATGCTCCCGCAGCACGTACGCCGAGATCTGCCGCCGCGACGCGGGCTGAAGCACCCGACCCGTCACCTTCCGGTGGCAGAGGAAGTTCAGTACGAGCGCAGGGATCATCGCGACCCCAAGGCCCTCCGCGACCAGGCTCTGCACCACGAGATTGTCGTCCGTCGTGAAGGCGATGTCCGGCGCGAAGCCCTGCTCCGCGCATTCGTGCAGCAGATTGGCGCGGCAGCGCAGGCACCCCGCTATCCAGCGTTCCTCCGCGAGATCCGCCAACTGCACCGCCCGCCGCCGCGCGAGTGGATGCCCGGTCGGCAGCAGCACCGTCAACTGGTCTTCGAGCAGCGGGATTTCCACCAGCCCCTCCGGCACCTCCTCGTGCAGGCCGGGGTAGGTGAAGGCGAGCGTGATGTCGCACTCCCCGCGCACCAGCCGCTGGAGCGAGGCGGGCGGCTCGCTCTCCAGCAGGTCGACCCGGACGCCGGGGTGGGCCGCGGCCAGCCGGGCCATCGCCTCCGGGATGAGCGTGGCATTGGCGCTGGGGAACGCGCAGACGCGGACCCGTCCCGCGCGCAGCCGGGTGAGGGCGCTCATCTGCTGCTGGGCCGCCGACATGCTGTCGAGGATGACCGCGGCGTGCCGCGACAGCGCCTCCCCCGCCTCGGTGAGGCGCATGCCGCGGCCGACGCGGATGAACAGCGGTGTGCCGACGTCCCGTTCGAGGGCCTTCATCTGCTGGGTGATCGCGGGCTGCGTATAGCCGAGCGCCCGGGCGGCCGCGGAGTACGAACCGGCCCTGACAACTTCGTGGAACGTCTTGATGTGCCGGGAGTCGAACACCCGCGCATCATAAGCAGAATTTGGGTATCGAGGGGGCTCCGGCCGAGCCCCACCGAACGCCCCCAGGACGCCCACCGGACACCGGCCGGCGGCTACGCCTTGCGCCCCACGCCCGCGTACAGCGACGCCGCCTCGTCCCCTTCCACGACCTCGTCGACACCGAGCTCCGGGTGCCACTGCGTCAGCCGCACGATGCCGGGCTCCTCCACCTCGAGCCCTTCGAAGAAACGGCCGACTTCCGCGTGCGAGCGCGGCATCAGCGTGACTCCCCCGGCCGCGTACATGTCGACGCCGCGCTGCACGGCCAGCGCGTCGAAGTCGGCGGTGAGCTGCGACAGTACGAGATAGCTCCCGGACGGCAGCGCGTCCACGAGCCGGCGCACCAGGTCGTGCGGCCGGTGCTCGTCGCCCACGAAGTGCAGCAACGCCACCAGCGAGAGGGCGATCGGCTGCTTGAAGTCGAGGATCCTCCTGGCCTGTTCGAGGATCCGGTCGGGCTCGCGTACATCCGCCTGGATGTAGTCGGTGACGCCTTCCGGGGTGCTGCGCAGCAGCGCTTCCGCGTGCGTCAGCACGATCGGGTCGTTGTCGGTGTAGACGACCCGGGACTCGGGGGCGACGCCCTGGGCTATCTGGTGCAGATTGGGCTCGGTGGGGATGCCGGTGCCGATGTCGAGGTACTGGCGCACACCCGCCTGTCCCGCCATCCACCGCGTCACTCGCTGCATGAACCACCGGTTGGTCTGGGCGACATGCTTGGCGCGGTTGTCGATGCTCATGATGTGCCGGCCCAGCGCCTCGTCGACCGGGTAGTTGTCCTTGCCGCCCAGGAACCAGTCGTACACGCGCGCCGGATGCGGCTTGCTGGTGTCGATCCTGGGGACGGCGGGCTCGCTCCCGGTCATACGAAGCTCCCTAAATGTTCAGGAATTGCTCAGGAATTCTCGGTCAGTCGATCATGTGATCCTCGCAGGAGGGCAGGCCTCCGGCAAGTAACTCCTGTCCCGAGAAGGAGAGTTCGACGCAGGCCAAGGCATGCGCAGAGACTGCGGCAGGAGGTCAACGCCTTCGGCTAGGAGGGCGTCGCCCAGTGGGCGCGGATTGAGCCGTTGCTGCCGGACCGGACGCCGAAGCGGGGCGGGCGGTGGCGTGATCACCGTGAGGTGATGCCGCCGAGGGACGCGCCCACCAGGTGGGCCCGCTCGACGCCGAACGCATCCAGGACGGCGAGTGCGTCGGCGGCCATGTCGGCGACCGTGTACGGGTGGGTGGCGAAGTCGACGGTGGAGGAACGGCCGGTGTCGCGGTGGTCTCCGGCTTTGGGAGGGTCGAGGCGAGCGTGGCCATCCGCCAGCTACGCCCCGCCGCGCACCACGCTGCCGAACCCGCCTTCCGGTCGGCGGACATCCTCACGGGCGGCCTGACAGCGGGAACGTTGAAGCCGCCGGAGGGGCCGGGGAAGGCCGCGGGCTAACGGCCGGTCGGACGCGCTGCGGAGACCTCTGCCCAGACGGTCTTCCCTGAGGGCGGATACGGGCGTACGCCCCAGTCGGCGGCGAGGGCGTCGACCAGGATCAGGCCACGGCCCCCCTCATCGGCCCGACGGGTCACGGTGGGCGGACGTTCGCCGCGCGGGTCCGTGACCTCGATCCGCAGACGCGCGGCCGGCAGGAGGGCGAGGCTGAGACGGAAGCACCGCCCAGCCAGGCGTCCGTGCGTGACGGCGTTGGCCGCCAGCTCGGCGACAATGAGCGCGGCCGCGTCGGCGTGTTCGCTGTCCCGCGGCCACCCCCATTGGGCGATCTGCTCGACGGTAAGCAGTCGTGCGAGGCGGGCACCGCGCCGGGTGGCACTCAGCAGTTGTGTGAACTGTGCTGCGGGTGTTGCCGATTGAGGCATGTCCATCTGTACGGATTCGCTCTTCACACCACTCAGCGTGGCCGTGTGCCCGTACGCTGACCAGGAACGACAGCGGTACGTAGCGGGCGCGTACCGGTACGCATGGCACCGGGTACCGGTAGTCCCCCCATGACGCGCACAGCCGGACGCTGCACGTTCCGGAGCTACGCCGCGCTTCGTGCGGTGTGTGCCTCACTGATCCCGGGTCAGGACCGGTCAACTCCCCTCACCTGGCCAGAAGTTTCTGATCGCCAGGAGCTCCGTCCGACCCCTAAGCTGAGCACAGGTGTTCAAGACTTCCGGGGGCCGGCCCAGTGACCACAGCGTTAGGCACAAGCACGATCACCCTTGCCCTGGTGGCGGGCTATGCCGGGTCGGGCAAGTCCGAGGCCGGAAAGTTGCTGGCAGCCGCCACCGGTTGGGCGATGCTCGACAAGGACACGCTCAGCCGGCCGATGACCGAGCGACTTCTGCAGGCTCTGGGCGGCGACCCGGACGACCGGCACAGCCCGACCTACCTCGAGCACGCCAGGCCCCTGGAGTACGCGTGCCTGATGAAGGCCGTCTGGGAGAACCTCGAGTGCGGCATCTCCGTGGTGGCGGTCGCGCCCTTCCTCGCGGAGAGCGCCGACGCACAGTGGACCTCCCGGGTGGCGCGCCGTTGCGGCAGAATCGGGGCCCGCTTCGAAACGTTGTGGGTGGACAGTGACGTTGAGTCCATGCGTGACCGCCTGATCTCACGCGACGCCTCGCGCGACACCTGGAAACTGACCCACTGGCCGACGTACTCGGGCAGTATCGACACCGGCCTCCGGCCGGTTGTCCCCCACCACGTGATCGACAACCGTATCGGCGCGTCCCGCCCTCTGGCCGAGCAGGTCGAGTCCATCGCGCAACGACTTCTGGGGGACGCGTGAGCGCAGTCGTCCTGTACGGACCGCCCGCTTCGGGCAAGGACACCGTGACGGCAGCTCTGCGCGCCCTCGACCCCCGGTTTCAGTTGGTGACCAAACTCAAGCAGGGAACCGGACGATCGGCGGGCTACCGGTTCGTCTCGACGGAGGAGCTCGACGCGCTGCGCCGACAGGGGCGGATCGTCGTGGAGACCCGGCGCTACGGCAACGTCTACGCGGTCGATCAGCACTCCCTGACGGAGCCGCAGGCCCACGGTCTGGTGCCGGTCACACACATCGGCAACGTTGCCGACATGCGCACACTGCTGACCAAGACGCAGACCCCGTGGCTGCGCGTCCTTCTGTGGGTACCGAGAGAGGTGTGCGAGGCACGCTCACGGCAGCGGGGAGACACCGACACAGCCAAGCGGCTCACCGCCTGGGACGAGACCGCACAAGACCTCCTCGGCTCCGATCTGCAGGGCCTGTTCGACCTGGTGGTACGCACCGACGAGGCCGATGCCGGTCAGACGGCCAAGCTGATTGCCGCCGCCCTGGACGGGTCGGCCGACCCCCTGCGTACCGAGGATCTGCTGGCAGCCCTGGACCTCGATCCCGCAAGACACCCGCGGCCCGGTATGTGATGCCGGCCGCGGCGTGATCACGCCGCCGAACACGAACAACCGCCGCCACAAGCAGCAGGGGGATGCCTGTGGGAGTCATCCGGACGCTCGAGGACCTGGCCAGAATCGGCCGGCAGCGGACCGTCACCGACCGCAGCGTGCACCTGCGCCAGGACGAGGTCGGTGCGGACCTCCTCCTGGACACCGTGTCCGCCGACCGTGTCTTCCTGGACCGCGTGAGCATCGACGGGGCGCTGACCGTGCGTTCCTGTCACATCGACGAACTCGTCGTCGACCATGTGCAGGCGGACGCTCTCCTGGTGATCAACTCCCGGATCGGGCGCCTGACCATCCGCAACGCCTCGATGGGCTGCGATGTCACGGTCATCGACACCTCACTGGACTTCCTCGCTCTGCACTCCTGCGGCACCACCCGGCTGGAGCGCCTGCGGGTGGAGGAACTGATACAGGTCAACGCCCTGCGAGGGCCGGTCAGTATCAGCAACACCCGCGTGTCGTCCCTGACGGTCCGGAGTCAGGTCACCGGAGGCCGCCTCGGGCGTCCGCGTGTGGAGGCCAGAGGATTGCGCGCCCGCGAGGACATCACGTTCGACGATCTCTGGCTGTCCGCCCTCGAGCTCGATGATGTCGAGACTCCGGAGCTCAACCTGCAGCGTGTCCGCCTGGACCAGCCCTTGCGGGCAAACGAGCTGCGGTGCAGCGAAACCGTGCGGGTGAATGGACTCGTGATCCCCGCCGAGGACAGCACGATCACGAACAGCACCGTCCGCGGGCCGGTAGAGGTACGCGAGCTCAAAGTCTGCGACGGTGCCGACCGCGACCGCACCGGCACGACCGCTCGCCTCTCACTTCACAACACGACAGTGCTGTCCTTGACCTCGGCCTCCGAAGCATCGTCGGTGATCAGCCTGTACGGCTCCTCGGTCACCGGAACCCTCGGGCTGCCGGTCGGCAGCTCCCGCTACAGCCTCGACGACTCCTCCAGCATCGGTGACATGGAACTCGCCGGCCAGGTCTTCCGTGACGGCCGCCAGATCGTCTCCTTCCTGGAGCGTTCCTTCACCGAAGTGACTGCCGGGGCACTGGAGTCAGTACGGTCCGCCCTGGCCAGAAGAAACCGGAACCGCGAGGTCGACCAGCTCTACTATCTCGCCCGGCAACGCGAGGCCGCTCTCCTGCCACCTCTGCGGCGCGGCATCGCACAAGGCATTCTCGGGGGTGTCCTCGGCTGGGGTGTGCGCGCACGCAACCCGGCCCGGATCCTTGTCGCAGGTGTCCTGCTCACGGCTGTCGGGCTCCATCTGGCGGGCGCGTTACGCGGCCCAGGGCAGGGGCTGACGGACGTGACCGTGGCGGCGAAGTCCTTCGTACTGGCCCTCGCCCTGTGGCTGAACGTCGGCACCGGCATGCCATCGGAGCTGAAGACAGCTGAATGGTCCACTCTGGCCGTCTCGTTCACCTCGGCGGGGATGCTGTTCATCACGCTCATCGTGGGCATCGTCATCCGCAAACTGGTGCGTTGAGCGCCCTCGGACGACCGGATGACAAAGTGACGTCCATGGAAGAGAGCACAGCACCCACCGTCACCTACGGCTTGCGCGGGCGGTCGTTCCTGGTGACCGGCGGAAGCCGCGGGCTCGGATACGCGGTCACCCGCCTTCTCGCCGCCGAGGGGGCGTCCGTCGCGATCTGCGGCCGGGACCCCGACAGTCTGGCCCGTGCCGCGTCGGCGCTGGAGGGAGAGTTCAACGCCCGGGTCGTGACCGGGTCCGTGGATGTCCTCGCGCTGGACGAACTGGAGGACTTCGCCGAGGAAGCCGGTCGCGCACTCGGCGGACTCGACGGCCTGGTCGCCAACATCGGCGGCAAACGCGGTGGTGGACTCCTCGAATCCACCCGCGAGGACTGGCAGGCGACCTGGGAACTGAACGGCGGGCACGCGGTACGGGCCATACGGTCGGCGCTCGGCTCTTTCAGACCGGGCAGTTCAGTGGTGCTCGTCTCCTCCATCTCCGGCTGGAAACCGCGCTTCCCCGCCCAGTACGGGGCGGCCAAGGCGTCAGAGATCTACCTCGCGGGCGCACTGTGCCAAGAACTGGCCCCCTACCGGGTCCGGGTCAACACCGTCAGCCCTGGTTCGATCCTCCTGCCGGGCAAGAGCTGGGACCGCCTGCGAAAGCGCGACCCGCAGACGTACGCCGCGTACGCGGAACGCAACCCCAACGGGCGGCTGCTGAACGCGGAGGAAGTCGCCCAGGT
It includes:
- a CDS encoding guanylate kinase translates to MSAVVLYGPPASGKDTVTAALRALDPRFQLVTKLKQGTGRSAGYRFVSTEELDALRRQGRIVVETRRYGNVYAVDQHSLTEPQAHGLVPVTHIGNVADMRTLLTKTQTPWLRVLLWVPREVCEARSRQRGDTDTAKRLTAWDETAQDLLGSDLQGLFDLVVRTDEADAGQTAKLIAAALDGSADPLRTEDLLAALDLDPARHPRPGM
- a CDS encoding AAA family ATPase, whose protein sequence is MTTALGTSTITLALVAGYAGSGKSEAGKLLAAATGWAMLDKDTLSRPMTERLLQALGGDPDDRHSPTYLEHARPLEYACLMKAVWENLECGISVVAVAPFLAESADAQWTSRVARRCGRIGARFETLWVDSDVESMRDRLISRDASRDTWKLTHWPTYSGSIDTGLRPVVPHHVIDNRIGASRPLAEQVESIAQRLLGDA
- a CDS encoding SDR family NAD(P)-dependent oxidoreductase; translated protein: MEESTAPTVTYGLRGRSFLVTGGSRGLGYAVTRLLAAEGASVAICGRDPDSLARAASALEGEFNARVVTGSVDVLALDELEDFAEEAGRALGGLDGLVANIGGKRGGGLLESTREDWQATWELNGGHAVRAIRSALGSFRPGSSVVLVSSISGWKPRFPAQYGAAKASEIYLAGALCQELAPYRVRVNTVSPGSILLPGKSWDRLRKRDPQTYAAYAERNPNGRLLNAEEVAQVIGFLLSPASEALNGAHIPVDGGQPQAGLGATPAQRADDAS